TTCCTTCTCCCTTTTATCTGACTGTAATGCGATTACCGCGTCTATAATACTTTCCTGACTTGGCAATAGATACTGCCAAGCAGTTCCTAATGGAATGAAGCAATCTTTGCCCGTAATCCGCTTTATTTTTAAACGTGGCGAAGCCTCTTCCATCAATAATGTCATTAATCCTTCACTAATTGAGCCGCTTTGTCTACCCTCATCAACAATTAAAATACGTTTTGCCTTGGCAATTTCTTTTAAAATAGCGTCTTTTGGTAAGGGGCTAAGCCAGCGCAAATCAACGATCTTTACAAAAATATTATGTACTTCCCGCAAAACCTTTTCCGCCTGGCGAGATAAATAATAGCCATTAGCATACGTTAGAATAACGGTATCGCCCTCCCCGTATACCCCAACCTCTCCTTGAGAAATCATTTCATCAGGTGATGGGTATTCAAATAACCATCCATTATCTCCCGGGCTATACAGATCCTTGGTCATATACAAAGCAATGGGTTCTAAAAACACCACAACCCTTCCTTCCTCATAGGCAAGGCGCATACAAGTCCTCAGCATTTTTGCAGCATCGGGGCCATTGGAGGGGCAAGCCACTATAACCCCAGGCAAATCGCGTAAAACAGCTATCGAATTATCATTATGAAAATGACCGCCAAATCCTTTCTGATAAGCAAGAGAGGCGATTCGAAGCACCATAGGGTTTTGATATTGACCACTTGAAAAAAAAGATAAAGTGGATGCTTCTCCACGCAATTGATCTTCGGCATTATGCAGATAAGCTAAAAACTGAATTTCCGGAACAGGAATAAAACCATTATGTGCCAAACCAATAGCGGTACCTATAATGGTTGTTTCATCGAGAAGGGTATCAAAAACCCTGCGTTGCCCAAAACGAGCCTGTAAATCCGCAGTAACTCGATAAACTCCGCCTTTCTTTCCTACGTCTTCGCCAAAAATCAACATATTAGGATACTGCATCATCAGATCAGTCAAAGCGAAATTGATCTGCTGGCATAAATTACGCTTTAAGGTAAGTTGATTATAAGCTCCAGCAAATACTTGCGACCGTCTATTATCATCCGGCAATGGGTATTCTTGTTTTTTCTCAATGCAAGGAACAATGGAAGCCATTATTTCTTCAGCACAACTCATTCTGGGTTCCCTTATTGCCTCGAGCGCCTTGGCTTCAATTAAAGCCCGGTTGTCCTGATAAAGCTCAACCATTGCCTGTAAGCTCATCCAACCCTCTCTGTACAAAATACCTGCAGTATGCAATAAGGGGTCGTTCGCCTCCCGACGCTCAATTTCTTCCTGAGTGTTGTATTGCGATTCAATATCGGAACCGGCATGGCCCAACAAACGAACGCAACGCATGTGTAAGAACACGGGTTGTTTTTTTGTTCTTGCCAAATAGTCCGCCTCCTGTGCCTTGGCAAAAACATCCGCAATGTTTAATCCATCACACTCAATGTAATTTATTCCTGGACGAGAAGAGACGGATGATTTAATCCAATTGGATGGAGTTGGTACTGAAATGCCAATCCCATTATCTTCACAAATAAACACAATGGGGAGTGGATAGTTTTGCTGGGTTATCCAGGAGCAAGCATTCAATGTGGTTTGACTAGTTGCATGGTTGGTTGAGGCATCACCAAACGAACAAAGTATCACAGAATCAGGCGCCAACTTACTGGGTAATCCTAACTCTCGCGCTCTGGTAATTGATAAAGCAGCGCCTAAAGCTTTCGGTAAATGAGATGCGATAGTCGATGTTTGCGGCGGGATATTTAAAGGGACGCTGCCAAAGACTTTATGCCTTCCCCCTGAGATAGGATCACTTGCCGCAGCCACCAATGACAACAAGATATCCTTTACTCCATCGATTCCAGGTAATTGCTTTGCTCGTTGCAAGAAAAAGGCACCGCTGCGATAATGCAAAAACGCCATATCACTCGCTCTGAAAACCTGACCCAATACCGCATTGCCTTCATGGCCGCTACTTCCTATCGTATAAAAAGACAGGCCTTTTTCCTTTAATTGTCTTGCAATAATATCAAGAAGCCGAGATTTAATTTGTGAATCAAAAAACTCTATAGCGGTTTTCTTGTCTAATTCTGCTGTATCTGGACTCATGCTGCTTCTTAATTTGGGGAAATCCCCTTGCAACACTCTTTTCAGAAATTGTTCATCCACTACACTTGCTCTATCTAACATCACCACACCCTGTTTAAATTGCGCAATGACCAGATGAATAAGGCTATTTCAATTACATCTTGTGTAATGATTACTCTTATATCCATGCCTGGTATCCTTTCCCGATGAATTATAAAGAAATTCATAATTCTGCCGATAATTAAGACGATGAGTATATACTTATTAGACAACTTACGAAACTGTCCATCGGAGGACGACGATAAGAAATAGAAGTCTAATTGATGATGATAAGGATGGTATATGTCGGTCGAGATGAGCAAAACTTCCAATGTGAGAATCCCTCCTGGACAAGAAATCAAATTAGCAAAACCGGCAACCGAACTTTATGTAGGTCAAATTCTGAAAACAGTCGTTGTCACTACACTGTCTAATGATCAAGTCCTTATCAATATTAATGGGCAAAATCTCAATGCAAAGGCATCTCATCATTTTACACCGGGAGAGTTATTTGAAGTAAAAGTCATAGCGAACCACCCCGAAACGATCCTTCAAGTGCAACAAAAAACACCGCTTCCATCTCTATTGCAAAATGCCTTACTTCAGTATTTACCAAAACAAGCGCCAGCCACCAATCTTTTACAGACATTGGCTCAATTGATGACAGAAAATAATTTATCGGCTCCCATCAATCAGATTGTGAAAACCATTTTAGGCAATATCCCTGGATTGACTCAATTACCCAATCAACTTATGCAAGCGATTAGTCAAAGCGGTGTGTTTTTAGAATCCAAATTATTAAAAAACAAAACCCCGCAAGAAATACAATCGGATTTTAAGGGGTTGTGTTTTAAATTATTACACAGTTTAGGCACAGACATTAAACTGCCAATCCATCTGCCAAACGAGTTGGAATCTGGTTTTCCTCAACAAGCGCCTCTTCCTTTACCAGGGGCCATCCCTCAACCACTGGCTAAAGATAAGTTATTGAATCTTATTGGACTGTCAACAGACACGGTACACCATATTTTACGTGAGCAATTAACACAGGCATTAGCGCGCATCACGACTAATCAAATTAATTATTTATCGCAGGAGAATCAAGAAACCTATCTCATCATGCTTGATTTTCCTTTAAAAACTCCTGACGGCATTGATGTAATCCCTATTATGATCAAACAACACAAGGCAGAACCTATGCAGTTGTCCAAATGGTCAGTATCGTTCGCTTTGAATTTATCCCATTTAGGAGGCATACAAGCTACCGTATCAATTTACGCTAAAAATATTGATATCAAGGTTAATACTCAACAAGCCTCAACCTTGCAACTGCTCAACGATTACCATAAGGATTTGGAAGAAACACTCTATGAATCGGGTCTTCACTTAAGAGAATGGAAATTACAATTCGGATTGGAAGATAATCATATCGATGCCACAAACCTTCGTTTATTGGATATAAAAATATGAAAAGAAAGAAACCCGTCGCTATTGCATTACGTTATGATGGCAACTCTCCTCCGAAAGTAACTGCTAAAGGAGAAGGTTCAGTTGCTCAGCAAATTATCAAGACTGCTAAAGGACATGGCATTCCTCTCGAACAAAATGCCGAATTAACAGCCCTCTTATCCCAAGTTCGCCTCAATGAAGAAATACCCAAAGCACTTTATCTTGCTGTAGCCCAAATTTTGGCATTCCTTTATTACATCGATGGAAAGAAATCCAAAGAATAAATCCATCAGGACTCACGAAAAACCCAATCTCTTTGTTAAAAAATGTTTTTAATTCGGTCATTTAGTTTATCTACACTCCCTCATTAACAACATTTTTTGCCTCGACCTTGGGGTTTATCGTAAGTCCTGTCCGTATCAAGTGAACTTGATTTTTTTCCAGAAAAAGACTCAAAGGCATCCAGAAAATATTGGCAATATATGATCAAATAATCTACAATTTGTTTAAGTTATGACGAGAGGTTTCGCTATGAAATGGATAATGCTGATCGTAATCACTTTAACAACCGCAGGTTGCTGCTGTAGCACAGCAGAAGTAGTTGAATACCAGCAAGTTACAGTTGCCGCTCCAGTGGTTGAACCCGTCATTTTAGATGTCGATGATCCAGAACCTTTGGATGTGACTACCACCACTATTGAGTTTTACTAGGAAATTATCAGGCTGCGCTATTTTCTGAGAAAATAGTACTAAATTCTATTTTTCAGTACAGTCTTTAAGTGAAGCCTAATACAAAATCATTTAATACGGGTTAAATTGTCTCATAAAAAACCTATTAATCTTACGTTAATTTTTGCCAGCTATAATAAAATAAACGTTATGATATGGAATAAACCATGCCACGAATCACTCAAAATATAGAAACATACGTCACCCATTTATTAAGTGATCTGGAACCAGTTGCCCCCAAAAATCAGCATCTTGCCTATGGTTATCCTGGCGAAAGACAGGTATTCAAAGACCCAATGCTTGAGGGTAAACAAGTCGTGGTAGTGAATAGTCAATACGATGAAAAGGGTAACGTTGTTACTGGACAACCTGATGTTATTCAAGAGGCGAATAATTATATAGACAATCTTGTAGCTGCTGCTAAATCTCTGATAGACACAGATAAGAAAGGTGAGAAGGATTTGAGAAAGAGCGCAATTGATGAAATTGCAAAAACTTTCAAAAAATCCATTTCAGAAACCATTCCTTCCGATAAAGCAAAAGCGGATTTGTTTTCAAGTAAAAAAAGTTCTGCCAACAAAGACTTTCTGGAACAATTGGCTAAAGTTGAAAGCAGTTTACAGCAATTCACACAGGCTGTGGCAAAAGCCTCAGGACACAAATTAAAAGCACTGGATAAGGAAGGGCATAATATTCGCAGTCATAATCGCGATACCTTAATTCATCGCTTTAAAGCGCCTAATTCCAAAGAAGGCGAAGAACAATTTATTATGTACATACCTTGTGGAAGGTACACCAAACGTCAACAAAGACTAATGGGCAAGGATGAATCTGAAGTCAACAGGGATCATGACACTACAAGCCATAAACGCTCTGATCTGGTCCTGGGCAACAGCAGTATGGCGCGTATGATTGCAGGAACAAGGCATCCTGATGGCACCGTGACCATTCACCATGACAGCTTTTCTGGTCCTGGCGCACGCATGCCCTATTCTGATTTTAAGGGAGCTGATGACTATAAAAAGCTGGCTATCAAAGCAGTCACTTTAATCAACCAGGAAGAAGTCATCCAAACCCTGGCACAGCGTCAAATTGATCGTATGACCAATGAAGACCTTTGGAATAAAATTCCCGAAGAGTATCGCCCTGACGTGCTTCCTCCTGATGAGGAGAAAGCTCGAGCACAACTGATAAAGCTGTATGTAGAGCATAATCCGTTATCTGTCACGGAATGCTATACACAAGTTGTAACGGCTGGGCAAAGGGTAGCTGCTGAAAATCAAAAAGAGCAATTTGAATACGTACGGCAAATGATGGATGCTTTTGATGGCTCAAAAGCAAAAATCACCATTCAAACCAGTGCCAATACTGAAGTGGAAACAGAGGTTGGTTATCAAGCACGCATGAGTTCCTGGGGGGTGAATTGGTTTAGGCAGGTTGGAGCGCTCAATCCTCTCTCTGACAATAGCGTCACCAAAAATCAAAATGCCCGTTTTGTAAATCAAATGACAGATGACGTCATCACCAATTTAGACAAAGTGGCTCAAAGCCTGGCGGATTACGACAAAGCAGGTGCATTACAAGCGTTATTAAAAGGCCCGGACGTCAGCGGTCTGAATCAACAAATTACCAGAAAAGAAAATGCCTTAAAAGAGGTGAAAGGAGCCTATCGAGAAGCATTATTCAGCTATTTCGAAGAATATCAGAAAGGCGAAGGGAAATGGGATAAAGCCAAACTGGATCAATTGAAAAATCAGGTTGAAAGTTATGAAAAAAGCATTAAAAAACAAGAATCAGCAATTTATGAACTGCATAATCAAATCGATGCATTAAGAAAGGCTTATTACACAGAACACAAAGAACAAATCAATAACGCATTACAAGAACTTAAAGAACAAATAAGCCCTGTTATCCAGAATAAAGAAACAGATCCTGAGACCAAATCCAGACTGCAACATTTTTACAATTCATGTGCTTACCTCATTCAAGCTCAAGAACTCTATTATGAGAACACTTGGCATCATGGCAAAAATAATTTCAAGCTGCAAACGTTAATGGCTTCTCTCGCCAGCGAGCTGGATTATGCTAATACGAAAGGGTGTAAGAGTAATAATGACCGTGGCCAAAGATTGGCGCAAAAAGTCGTTGGCAACGCTTTATGGACAGCAATGAGTGAGGATGGGTTATACACTGGTGAATTTCTGGATCATCGAAGGACACATGATAAAAAGGTTGGAAAAGTAGAACAACTTGATCGGGAGCTTACTACTATCCAGGCCCTGCATCATACTGCCAATACGGGTGTTTCAGGTGGAAAGTTTGAAATTCAGGATAAAGCCAATTTTGCTGATAATGGTCTTTTCGGCAAGATCGCTAATTTTGCCAAAGTAAAAGACATGGGACCAGAAAACGCTTTTACAAAAAATCTGGGCACAAAAATTAAAGCGGGCCTCGGACTTGGGTTGCTAGCGGCCGTTGGATTAGTCGCTCTTACTTTATTATTCCCCCCTGCAGGCTTGGCTGTGGCTGCATTGGGAATTGGTGTGGCCGCAGGTGCTGCCATTGTTGCTGGCATTACTTTTGCGGCCACTTATCTATTTGGTACCTTTATTGATGCGATCAATAACAGGATAGAAGAAGGTAAGATTAAATCCATTGTCCGCGAGGGTATGAAAGCGGCATCAGAAAATTCACAAGAACACAAAACTGAACAAAAGGATAATTTAACAGTGAATGCCAAACTCCATCAAAAGTTGGGTGTGACACGAGAATCCATATTGGAAAGAAAATCTACTCCAGAACAAGAGCTTGAAAAACCAAAAGATAGGACTTCAAAAGTTGACTTAACATCAGACGTGGTAGATGATAAGCAAAGCGAACAGTCCGCCACTCCAGTAAACTTCTAAGGGTTATTAATTTAACAATCCAATAATGAAAAAAATAGGCTCCTTTATCCTTCTTTATCTTATGAGCTCAGCCAGTTTTTCTCTTCCCAAAGGCTTTGTTTATTTACACGATGTAGCGCCTGATATCATTGAAGACATGAGATACGCTACCAATAACAATTTCATAGGAAATCCTATCCCTGGTTACAAGCGAGGAGTATGTATAGTTACCAAACAAACCGCGCAACAATTAAAAAAAGCGGAAAAATACATCAAAACCAAAGGATATACGCTTAAAGTATATGATTGCTACAGACCACAAAGAGCTGTTGATTATTTTTATAAGTGGAGCCGCAATGCAAAAGACAAGCGCATGAAACCCGAATTTTATCCTCGTGAAATGAAACAGGATTTGTTTAACCGTGGTTATATTGCCCTGACCTCTGGCCACACGCGAGGAAGCACCCTTGACTTAACGCTGGTGAAACTAACTACCTCTCGAGAAAAAAAATCTGATCATCATTTAACGCGTTGCTACGATAAAACGCCAAACTATCTGGATGACGATTCTATCGATACAGGAACTCGTTTTGATTGTCTGGATGTGTCAGCAAACATTGATTATTCCAAGTTGAGTAAAGACCAGAAAGCTAATCGCAAATTATTACAAAAGCTTATGAGCCGCTTTGGTTTTAGATCTTATTACTATGAATGGTGGCATTTCACCCTGAAAAATGAACCTTATCCAGACACCTATTTCAATTTTCCTGTCGAATAAACAGTTAACATCAAAATTAACTCTAACACGCCTATTCATGCCCTGGATGAAACAACTAAGTACAATTCTTGAAAGACAATTAAAAACCAATATGGCTTTATTTGTTCTTTCATGATCACATTAAATATATATTGAATATTATTTATTCATCAGTTATTCTTGCCAGCCATTTCAAGTCCCTATTACTAACGGAGAATGATAGATGCGTGTTTCAAAATTACTTTTATTAACTTTGGCATTGAGCGGCAATTTATTTGCTCAAGATATCAAAGTGGTAGGAACATTAAATCAGACATTAAAGGCCCCGCAAAATAAAACACTCAATACAAAACCTGCCATACAACAAATCAAATTGCTTAAAATGCAATTGTCAAATTCTGCTATCAAGGCACTGGCCAGAAAAACAGACATCACACTCAAAAAACCAAATACCATAGCCACATCAACGGCCCTCCCCCCAAAAGTAGAATTAGGTATGAATAATGTACCCGTTCTGAACCAGGGAAGCTTTGGAACTTGCGTCACTTTTGCAACGACTGCGGCCATAGATGCTGCTTTAAACAAAGGTGATTACATCAGTCAATTGTGCCAATTACAACTAGGGCTGTATCTGGAGAAAAACGGTCATGCACCAAGTGGTTGGGATGGCTCATTAGGGCGCATAGTCTTAAGTCAAATGGAAAATTTTGGGATAGTCAGCAAAGAAAAACAAAAAAACCTGGGATGTGGTGGACTAACTGAATACCCAGACAACGAGCAACCTACCCCTGATCATGCCATGTCGCTTGAGCAATTCCATGAAATGAGTGAAGATCCTGAGACTAATCCTGTTATTTACACGCCGATCCTGGATGTTTATCAGGCTGTATTAGACAGAACAGACACCAACAAAACCATTAATGATATAAAAACAGCCTTGAATCAAAAAGATCGGGTTACTTTTGCGGTATTATTGCTGGATTTTGATTTGGGTGTTATGGGTGCCGTGGGAACGAATAAAACACAATTTGATACCTGGGTACTGACTCCTGAAATTGCTCGTGATATTTATCTGCGCCCATTTTTTGGCGGTCATGAAATGATTATCACTGGATACGATGACAATGCCATCGCTATTGATGACAATGGCCGGGAACACAAAGGATTATTTACTTTACGTAACTCATGGGGTGAACAATTTGGAGACAAGGGTAATTTTTACATGTCCTATGATTACTTCAAAGTTTTAACTATTGAAGCACAACGTATCCGTGCTCTTGCTGATAATGAATCAGAAGAAGACTCAATGACTGCCTGAACAAATCACCATAATAAAATAAATATGATCGGTTAAGCCTAAACCCCCTCATCATAATTCACTTTGCAAGTGGATTAGATGAGCGGATTCTTCAAGGCCAAACCTGATTTACCCATTTGACTTTATCAGAAATAAAAAATTTCCGCTGAAGAACAATAAAGAATATACCATTCAAGGTTCATTTTGAGTATAATGTGAGCATATTGTTTTTCTTACAAATATCATGACTCAAAAACCAGCTAAAATTACTCACCTTGTAGTATTAGGAGACAGCTTATCCGACAGAGGAACGCTGAATAAACGGGAACTGCTGGGTTTTATCCCCATGAGTTATTTAAGTGGATTAAGAAGCAAATCTCCAAAAGGTCGATTCACTAATGGTTTTCTTTGGGGAGACTACGTCGGCGCGACTACTGCAGAACAATTTGAGATCGAACATATCCGAAGAAAATTAAGATTGCATAATAATGCAAGAGATAATGCGGATATAGGCGATGAATTACTCGTCAACAATAAGGTGCGAAGAGAAAATGAAAACTCTTTTAGCTTGAATGAAGACAATCACATTCTGTTTAAAGGGGAAAGATTTGCCCGCTTCTATTGCGAAGGTGGGTTAACTTCTCATGACTATTCTTGTAGCTTTACCTTTAACCTGGTTCTGTTTTTTACAAGGCTGATTCTGGCCACACTGGGAGGAAAACGAACTCAATTATTGGCTGATGATAAAAAATACAATGTTTCCAATCTTGAAAAATCTGAAACATTAGTTGTGGAGTGGTCTGGTGCAAATGACTTGATCACCGCCAATGACAGGCCTTCTCGTGCAGCTGCAGATAAAGCCGTTAACGACCGAATTCAAAATATTGAAGCGCTGATTCATAATGGGTACAGAAACTTTGTTCTATTCAATTTACCCAACCTCTCACTAACCCCAAGATTTCAAAGAAAAAATGCAGAAGAACAACGTAATGCATCAGATTGCTCTGAATATTTTAATCAGCAACTGCAGGCCAAATCTCTTGAGTTAATCAACAAATACAAAGAATTGAGAATTCCTGTCAATCTCTCCGTCTTTGATGTTAACGAGCAATTTAAGGAAGTTTACAGTAATCCCGAAAAATATGGTTTTGATAGGGATAAGTTAAAATCACCCTACGTTGAATCGGATCTTTTTAAAGAAAATCAGAAAAACCCTATTGATCAAAAAGAACATATTTCACCGGCCAAAGGATATATGTTCTGGGATGACGTTCATCCGACTACAACAATGCATGACTGGTTAGCAGAGCGTTTCAAAGAAAAATACTACGATAAAATGTTTCGATTTGAACCACCCCTGCAAACAAAACATAGACATAAAGAAACTTCTGATGCTCTGTCAAAAACGACCGACTCAATAGTCCAAAGCAGTACAACGGTCAAGAAGCTTCCTGAAAATATCGCTTTGATTTTGAATACTATGCATTCAAGAGCACAATTGATGTGTCAATCTACTGACTCCCAAAGGCGTGAAAAAGGTGAATTATTAAAACATTTTATTTTTGAAATAAAATGTCAGCATGGAAATCTTGAAAAGATCTATGGTTTAATCTCTGCATTTACCTTAAACCCTGGTCATGCAAAAATAATAAAGACACACCAGAATCCAATGATTGATTTCTTTAGAAATAAGGCAACGACAAGAAGCGAAGATGATATTGCTGCCTTACAAAAAGCTGTCGCAGCGTATTTGGAACCTAAAGACAGCAATGAACATCTCGTTAAGCTTACTCAGTAAAGGAAATCTCAATTCAATTAATCTGGTAAGTATGAATGCATCTCTGATAGGGTACATGGGTGCTTTTCACTCCATAAAATAGCCCTGCTTCCAGACTATTGCACACTTGTTCAGGACTTAAGGTTTGCAGACACTGGGGTATCGTTTTATTTTGACAATTTGGAAAAATGGCTTCAGGATTATTCATGGCCTGATAATACTCGTTGCCCCACTCATACAAATCGGACGTAAAATAAGTTGTAAAATTTCCGACCCTCATTTGCTTGTCTAAATCGAAAATTTTCATTCCGGGATTGTTATGATGTGCCCGGCTAATTCCGGGAGTAGAAAACGCATAAATAGCTGAACCATCGGATAATGTTATTCTCCTGAACTCCTCCATATGGGAATGTGAGAACAGTATGGTAATTTGGTCATAGGAGCGATGATATTTCTCCAATAACTTCAAAAATCTATCCAGATAAATTTCATGCCAAAACTGATTTCCATTGTAGGCTGTTCCAGGAGGAACATGCATGGCCAGCAACAATTGCTTTGCATGGTGATTTTTTAATTGTTGTTCAAACCAAAATAATTGTACAAAGGCATCTCTTTGTTGATTCGGATACTTGGGTAAAAAAACAGGGGTTTTGGTCCATTGAACCGAATTGAGCGCAATTAAAATAATATCTTTGTTATTGGGGATGACATAACTGGAGTAATACCCATCCTTGTACATATGAGTATCATCAATAATTAAGCCATCACAATGAGCGCAAGCGCCAGCCCAATCGACAGCCAAATTGAGCGGTGATTTATTGTCCGAAGAAAATGGCTGGTAATTGCCAAGCAGTGAATCGTTATTCCCTGTAATATAAAATATTGGCTTTTGACCTGGATTGGCTTCATACAAACCATGAAATACAACTTGTTCATATTCTTCTTTTTTAGAGGTAGAAAATAGCGAGTGAGTAGGCAGATCGCCCAAATGTAAAATAAAGTCTACTTTTTGTGACAATTCCTCAAATCGTTTTAATGTGACATCCAAAAACTCCTTTCCAGTATCCTGCCCATCCTTCGCTATATTTTCTGCGCCATAATGAATATCAGAGATTGTTAGAAACTTTGGCGCAGAAAAGGCTAAAGAAACCAAGCCTGTCAACAACAGAACCACTCGAATAATAAACTTCAATTAACACTCCAAATCAATTTATACTGATATTAATCAGTCCGCAATTATAGCTTTTTTACAGTCACACTGAATACTACAAAGCCCGAATGCGGAAAAAATATTCTATTTAAAGTGAGTTATGGATAAGGATTATATGAGAACCAGTCGATATCCAGCGTCCGCTCAGGCTGAGGAGATGCATAAGCATCGTCTCGAAGCCTTGGCACGAAGCATTAAATCTCATACAAGGCTTCGCGACGGCATAAATGCCTCCTCAGCCCAAACGGTTCGAGATAACGTTGGAAGAGCCCAGCATTACATTTTGTGATACGAGGCTAATTTTTCTTTTAATTATCAAACTCAGATTATACCGCTTCCCGAATTATCCAGGTCCTCTCTGCCTTATTTTCAGACCCTGGCGTTTGCACCCAAAGAAGTAAAGGTTTTACTGATGGTGTAACAGGCATCATTTTGGAAGACAAGGCTACAGCAAATGAATATTTCTTGCCAATTGACTGTAAAGCTTTCCAAACGCTATTTGCATTAGACTGATTGTCTGTCACGATTAATTCATTGCCCCGATAAACCACATTCACATCTTGCCCTCTCAGTACCTGTCTTACTGCCGTTTCCAAACGCCTCCATTTGGCCTGATGAGCTCTCTGTAACTCAATTTGTGTAGGATTAAATTGGAACTTAATGCGACTATGAGGAGATAATACCCGCGCCAGTCGACTGCTTGTCGGGCTTTGCTGCAGGAAATAAGTGCATAATGCATCTAGCAATGGACGTCCCGGGCCAGCCGGTTTTCCAGGTAATCGATTGATATACATAGCAAAGGCCAAAGTGTGTCCATTAGCCGTATACAAGTACCCGGATAAACTATTCATACCTGTCATCGTCCCAGTTTTTGCCCGCACAAATCCTTGTTGATTTGGTGTTTTGAACCGTTTCTGCAAAGTCCCATCCCGGCCAGAGATAGGTAGTGCGGCGATGTACTCATAAGATAATGGAAAACGTTGATACAAGAATTTTAAAAGCGCCATGGTTTGCTCTGGAGTTACCAAATTATAACGGGACAATCCAGAGCCATCAGTGAAAACCGAGTCTTTCAAATCGATTCCTGTTTGTTGCTGCAAAAAGTTTTTAATTACTGGTTGTGCTTGCTTCCAATCCACAGGACTTCCCTTGATTTTGGCAGCGGCATGCAAAT
Above is a genomic segment from Legionella pneumophila subsp. pascullei containing:
- a CDS encoding M15 family metallopeptidase is translated as MKKIGSFILLYLMSSASFSLPKGFVYLHDVAPDIIEDMRYATNNNFIGNPIPGYKRGVCIVTKQTAQQLKKAEKYIKTKGYTLKVYDCYRPQRAVDYFYKWSRNAKDKRMKPEFYPREMKQDLFNRGYIALTSGHTRGSTLDLTLVKLTTSREKKSDHHLTRCYDKTPNYLDDDSIDTGTRFDCLDVSANIDYSKLSKDQKANRKLLQKLMSRFGFRSYYYEWWHFTLKNEPYPDTYFNFPVE
- a CDS encoding C1 family peptidase, which encodes MRVSKLLLLTLALSGNLFAQDIKVVGTLNQTLKAPQNKTLNTKPAIQQIKLLKMQLSNSAIKALARKTDITLKKPNTIATSTALPPKVELGMNNVPVLNQGSFGTCVTFATTAAIDAALNKGDYISQLCQLQLGLYLEKNGHAPSGWDGSLGRIVLSQMENFGIVSKEKQKNLGCGGLTEYPDNEQPTPDHAMSLEQFHEMSEDPETNPVIYTPILDVYQAVLDRTDTNKTINDIKTALNQKDRVTFAVLLLDFDLGVMGAVGTNKTQFDTWVLTPEIARDIYLRPFFGGHEMIITGYDDNAIAIDDNGREHKGLFTLRNSWGEQFGDKGNFYMSYDYFKVLTIEAQRIRALADNESEEDSMTA
- a CDS encoding SGNH/GDSL hydrolase family protein; the encoded protein is MTQKPAKITHLVVLGDSLSDRGTLNKRELLGFIPMSYLSGLRSKSPKGRFTNGFLWGDYVGATTAEQFEIEHIRRKLRLHNNARDNADIGDELLVNNKVRRENENSFSLNEDNHILFKGERFARFYCEGGLTSHDYSCSFTFNLVLFFTRLILATLGGKRTQLLADDKKYNVSNLEKSETLVVEWSGANDLITANDRPSRAAADKAVNDRIQNIEALIHNGYRNFVLFNLPNLSLTPRFQRKNAEEQRNASDCSEYFNQQLQAKSLELINKYKELRIPVNLSVFDVNEQFKEVYSNPEKYGFDRDKLKSPYVESDLFKENQKNPIDQKEHISPAKGYMFWDDVHPTTTMHDWLAERFKEKYYDKMFRFEPPLQTKHRHKETSDALSKTTDSIVQSSTTVKKLPENIALILNTMHSRAQLMCQSTDSQRREKGELLKHFIFEIKCQHGNLEKIYGLISAFTLNPGHAKIIKTHQNPMIDFFRNKATTRSEDDIAALQKAVAAYLEPKDSNEHLVKLTQ
- a CDS encoding metallophosphoesterase is translated as MKFIIRVVLLLTGLVSLAFSAPKFLTISDIHYGAENIAKDGQDTGKEFLDVTLKRFEELSQKVDFILHLGDLPTHSLFSTSKKEEYEQVVFHGLYEANPGQKPIFYITGNNDSLLGNYQPFSSDNKSPLNLAVDWAGACAHCDGLIIDDTHMYKDGYYSSYVIPNNKDIILIALNSVQWTKTPVFLPKYPNQQRDAFVQLFWFEQQLKNHHAKQLLLAMHVPPGTAYNGNQFWHEIYLDRFLKLLEKYHRSYDQITILFSHSHMEEFRRITLSDGSAIYAFSTPGISRAHHNNPGMKIFDLDKQMRVGNFTTYFTSDLYEWGNEYYQAMNNPEAIFPNCQNKTIPQCLQTLSPEQVCNSLEAGLFYGVKSTHVPYQRCIHTYQIN